In a genomic window of Melopsittacus undulatus isolate bMelUnd1 chromosome 1, bMelUnd1.mat.Z, whole genome shotgun sequence:
- the CRH gene encoding corticoliberin, whose amino-acid sequence MKIPLLVSTGILLVALLPCQECRALSKSPAAAHGALHQPDFFQQQQQQQQQTLPVLLRMGEEYFLRLGNLNKRPVGSFSASSSSTSHLQPEAAASNFFRAAVQQLQQLPERSLGSPEEGEAEGEAVEREKRSEEPPISLDLTFHLLREVLEMARAEQLAQQAHSNRKLMEIIGK is encoded by the coding sequence ATGAAGATCCCGCTGCTGGTGTCCACGGGAATCCTGCTGGTagccctcctgccctgccaggAGTGCAGAGCCCTCAGCAAGAGCCCGGCAGCCGCCCACGGGGCTCTGCACCAGCCAGatttcttccagcagcagcaacagcagcagcagcaaactctGCCTGTCCTGCTCCGCATGGGAGAAGAGTATTTCCTGCGGCTGGGCAACCTCAACAAGAGACCCGTTGGCTCTTTCTCCGCctcttccagcagcaccagccaccTACAGCCCGAAGCCGCCGCCAGCAACTTTTTCCGGGCGGCGGTGcaacagctgcagcagctgcccgAGCGCTCGCTGGGGAGCCCCGAGGAGGGCGAAGCAGAGGGCGAGGCCGTGGAGAGGGAGAAGCGATCCGAGGAGCCCCCTATTTCTCTGGATCTGACTTTCCACCTCCTGCGAGAAGTCTTGGAGATGGCCCGAGCCGAGCAGCTAGCGCAGCAGGCTCACAGCAACAGGAAACTGATGGAGATAATCGGGAAATGA